The following coding sequences lie in one Silene latifolia isolate original U9 population chromosome 5, ASM4854445v1, whole genome shotgun sequence genomic window:
- the LOC141657087 gene encoding ankyrin repeat-containing protein NPR4-like, translating into MRIEDPRFDMIHRNDGTTVFHCLSSCPENIGKRLLAKYWWVVNMRDDKGNTALDYARQANIPWLVNFLTNPSLIQKQDFDWIEACNRGDTAAIFAFVNNCEDLQRVCREKNDTPLHHLKLPTYKDYVNFLKIPSIAELKNTADHDGATPLFRALEREDIFLAKTLLQDDKVMRTIAVYNDRTVLPLLAKLCEKNDEWEKMCALVKVNPYLGGSYTQLGNNLDQTRTTLSVVAALLATITFAAGFTLPGGINSNTGEALLATKQTFLIFLIADGYAMCSSMLTLFMLTWSMTAQTNEAWSLVRSSLQVLSTSLYATMAAFTTGIYLVIPPSSRWASLVIHGMCAVVAIWAILPSRNLFTRLIFLLTPAGRRESRRQMQMHEEAEMEIITSKDEERRIQ; encoded by the exons ATGAGAATTGAAGACCCTCGTTTCGACATGATTCATCGCAACGACGGAACTACTGTGTTTCATTGTTTATCCTCCTGTCCAG AGAACATTGGTAAAAGATTGTTGGCCAAATATTGGTGGGTCGTCAACATGCGTGATGATAAAGGAAACACGGCCCTTGATTATGCGAGACAAGCAAATATTCCTTGGTTAGTAAATTTCTTGACGAATCCTTCTCTTATACAAAAACAAGACTTTGATTGGATTGAAGCGTGTAACAGAGGAGATACCGCGGCTATTTTTGCCTTCGTCAATAACTGCGAGGACCTAcaaagggtgtgtcgcgaaaaaAATGACACACCATTGCACCACTTAAAATTACCTACTTACAAAGATTACGTTAATTTCCTTAAAATTCCGTCAATAGCGGAGCTTAAAAACACCGCTGATCATGATGGTGCAACACCGTTGTTCCGCGCACTGGAAAGAGAGGATATATTTCTTGCAAAGACACTACTCCAGGATGATAAGGTTATGCGGACCATCGCAGTGTATAATGACAGAACTGTTTTGCCCTTACTCGCCAAGCTTTGTGAGAAAAATGACGAATGG GAGAAAATGTGCGCACTTGTCAAAGTGAACCCGTACTTGGGAGGATCCTACACTCAATTAGGAAATAATTTGGATCAAACCAGAACCACCCTCTCAGTTGTTGCTGCTCTTTTAGCAACGATTACATTTGCAGCAGGGTTTACTCTACCCGGTGGCATTAACAGTAACACTGGGGAAGCCCTTCTTGCAACGAAACAAACTTTCTTAATATTTTTAATAGCAGATGGATATGCAATGTGTTCTTCTATGTTAACCCTCTTTATGTTGACCTGGTCTATGACTGCTCAAACCAATGAGGCTTGGTCATTGGTGCGGAGTAGTTTGCAAGTATTATCAACGTCCTTATATGCCACAATGGCAGCGTTTACTACCGGTATTTACCTTGTCATACCACCCAGTTCCAGATGGGCATCCCTAGTTATCCATGGGATGTGTGCTGTTGTTGCAATTTGGGCAATTTTACCCTCTAGGAATTTATTTACTAGGTTGATTTTCCTGTTAACTCCTGCTGGAAGAAGAGAGAGTCGACGTCAAATGCAGATGCATGAAGAGGCG GAAATGGAGATTATTACCTCGAAAGACGAAGAGAGGAGAATCCAGTAG